In the genome of Sciurus carolinensis chromosome 3, mSciCar1.2, whole genome shotgun sequence, one region contains:
- the Hap1 gene encoding huntingtin-associated protein 1 isoform X1 gives MRPKEQGQGCTGDGPGSGSGPGSGDPVAVAPAPPPVASPAPEPEPVPTQASGAGPGAGSRAASGSQPGSRPASQAGAKAGAQRPSGQSVPDNSDAPWTRFVFQGPFGPRATGLGTGKAASIWKTPAAYIGRRPGVSGPERAAFIRELEEALCPNPPPVKKITQEDIKVMLYLLEERERDLNTAARIGQSLVKQNSVLMEENSKLEAMLGSAREEILHLRHQVNLRDDLLQLYSDSDDEDEDEDEDEEEEEEGEEEEEEEEEEPEEHEGQEDRQHDHPYDARKPTPQEESLHHCPQLEALQQKLRMLEEENDQLREEASQLDTLEDEEQMLILECVEQFSEASQQMAELSEVLVLRLENYERQQKEITQLQAQIAKLQQRCQSYGAETEKLQHQLASEKGIHVHPQEELQDLREKYADCGGVLFECPAEVKTLRQHPAAPPGSVTHYTYSVPLEAIPSLPETLAEELRTSLRRIISDPAYFMERNYGMPAGETSNLGYDPRYREAREQEQDFEAEQGLLPAENLMPPEDFEPAEELVPEEELGATEEVGPAEEGLTEEAELVSEETEAWEEVEPELDEATRMNVVTSALEASGLGPSHLDMKYVLQQLANWQDAHYRRQLRQKMRQKSECSREGLPATSRTSCRSSSR, from the exons ATGCGCCCCAAAGAGCAGGGACAGGGCTGCACTGGGGATGGGCCGGGGTCCGGTTCCGGGCCCGGTTCCGGGGACCCAGTAGCAGTCGCCCCCGCGCCCCCGCCGGTAGCCAGTCCTGCTCCAGAGCCGGAGCCCGTCCCCACGCAGGCATCCGGCGCTGGACCGGGAGCAGGTTCCCGAGCAGCCTCGGGATCCCAACCCGGATCTCGCCCGGCTTCCCAGGCTGGAGCCAAGGCGGGAGCCCAGCGCCCGTCTGGTCAGTCTGTGCCTGATAACTCGGATGCGCCGTGGACCCGCTTCGTATTCCAAGGGCCCTTTGGTCCCAGGGCTACTGGCCTGGGGACTGGAAAGGCGGCGAGCATCTGGAAGACCCCTGCCGCCTACATTGGCAGGCGTCCTGGGGTGTCGGGCCCTGAGCGCGCCGCATTTATTCGAGAGCTGGAGGAAG CTCTCTGTCCTAACCCACCTCCAGTCAAGAAGATCACCCAAGAAGACATCAAAGTGATGTTATatttgctggaggag AGAGAGCGGGACCTGAATACAGCAGCTCGCATCGGCCAGTCCCTGGTGAAACAGAACAGTGTTTTGATGGAGGAGAATAGCAAGCTGGAAGCCATGCTGGGCTCAGCCAGGGAGGAG ATTTTACACCTCAGACATCAGGTGAACCTGCGGGATGACCTCCTTCAGCTCTACTCAGACTCtgatgatgaggatgaggatgaggatgaagatgaagaagaggaggaggaaggggaggaggaagaggaggaggaagaggaggaaccaGAGGAACATGAAGGACAGGAAGATCGGCAGCATGACCATCCCTATGATGCCCGCAAGCC GACCCCTCAGGAGGAGTCGCTGCACCACTGCCCACAGCTGGAAGCCCTGCAGCAGAAGCTGAGGATGCTGGAGGAGGAGAACGACCAGCTGAGAGAGGAG gcCTCTCAGCTGGACACCCTGGAGGATGAGGAGCAGATGCTCATTCTGGAATGTGTGGAGCAGTTTT CCGAGGCCAGCCAGCAGATGGCTGAGCTGTCAGAGGTGCTGGTGCTCAGACTGGAGAACTATGAACGGCAGCAGAAGGAGATTACCCAGCTGCAGGCCCAGATTGCGAAGCTGCAGCAGCGCTGCCAGTCG TATGGGGCTGAGACCGAGAAGCTGCAGCATCAGCTGGCCTCGGAGAAGGGAATCCACGTGCACCCCCAGGAAGAG CTGCAGGACCTGCGGGAGAAGTATGCGGATTGTGGAGGCGTACTGTTCGAGTGCCCGGCGGAGGTGAAGACCCTCCGCCAACACCCTGCAGCGCCCCCTGGCTCTGTCACCCACTATACGTACAGTGTGCCTCTG GAGGCAATTCCAAGTCTCCCAGAGACCCTGGCTGAGGAGCTCAGAACGTCTCTAAGGAGGATCATCTCGGACCCTGCATATTTTATGGAAAG GAATTATGGGATGCCTGCAGGGGAGACATCAAACCTGGG ATATGATCCTCGCTACAGGGAGGCGCGAGAGCAGGAGCAGGATTTCGAGGCTGAGCAGGGCCTGCTGCCTGCAGAGAATCTCATGCCACCGGAAGACTTCGAGCCTGCAGAGGAGTTggtgcctgaggaggagctgggggcCACGGAGGAGGTGGGGCCAGCTGAGGAAGGACTGACGGAAGAGGCCGAGCTGGTGTCCGAGGAGACTGAGGCTTGGGAGGAGGTGGAGCCTGAGCTGGATGAGGCCACACGGATGAATGTGGTGACCTCAGCCCTGGAGGCCAGTGGCCTGGGCCCTTCTCACCTGGACATGAAGTATGTCCTCCAGCAACTGGCCAACTGGCAAGATGCCCATTACAGGCggcagctgaggcagaagatgcGCCAGAAAAGTGAGTGCTCCCGCGAGGGCCTCCCTGCCACCAGCCGGACAAGCTGCAGATCGTCAAGCCGATGA
- the Hap1 gene encoding huntingtin-associated protein 1 isoform X3, with protein MRPKEQGQGCTGDGPGSGSGPGSGDPVAVAPAPPPVASPAPEPEPVPTQASGAGPGAGSRAASGSQPGSRPASQAGAKAGAQRPSGQSVPDNSDAPWTRFVFQGPFGPRATGLGTGKAASIWKTPAAYIGRRPGVSGPERAAFIRELEEALCPNPPPVKKITQEDIKVMLYLLEERERDLNTAARIGQSLVKQNSVLMEENSKLEAMLGSAREEILHLRHQVNLRDDLLQLYSDSDDEDEDEDEDEEEEEEGEEEEEEEEEEPEEHEGQEDRQHDHPYDARKPTPQEESLHHCPQLEALQQKLRMLEEENDQLREEASQLDTLEDEEQMLILECVEQFSEASQQMAELSEVLVLRLENYERQQKEITQLQAQIAKLQQRCQSYGAETEKLQHQLASEKGIHVHPQEEEAIPSLPETLAEELRTSLRRIISDPAYFMERNYGMPAGETSNLGYDPRYREAREQEQDFEAEQGLLPAENLMPPEDFEPAEELVPEEELGATEEVGPAEEGLTEEAELVSEETEAWEEVEPELDEATRMNVVTSALEASGLGPSHLDMKYVLQQLANWQDAHYRRQLRQKMRQKSECSREGLPATSRTSCRSSSR; from the exons ATGCGCCCCAAAGAGCAGGGACAGGGCTGCACTGGGGATGGGCCGGGGTCCGGTTCCGGGCCCGGTTCCGGGGACCCAGTAGCAGTCGCCCCCGCGCCCCCGCCGGTAGCCAGTCCTGCTCCAGAGCCGGAGCCCGTCCCCACGCAGGCATCCGGCGCTGGACCGGGAGCAGGTTCCCGAGCAGCCTCGGGATCCCAACCCGGATCTCGCCCGGCTTCCCAGGCTGGAGCCAAGGCGGGAGCCCAGCGCCCGTCTGGTCAGTCTGTGCCTGATAACTCGGATGCGCCGTGGACCCGCTTCGTATTCCAAGGGCCCTTTGGTCCCAGGGCTACTGGCCTGGGGACTGGAAAGGCGGCGAGCATCTGGAAGACCCCTGCCGCCTACATTGGCAGGCGTCCTGGGGTGTCGGGCCCTGAGCGCGCCGCATTTATTCGAGAGCTGGAGGAAG CTCTCTGTCCTAACCCACCTCCAGTCAAGAAGATCACCCAAGAAGACATCAAAGTGATGTTATatttgctggaggag AGAGAGCGGGACCTGAATACAGCAGCTCGCATCGGCCAGTCCCTGGTGAAACAGAACAGTGTTTTGATGGAGGAGAATAGCAAGCTGGAAGCCATGCTGGGCTCAGCCAGGGAGGAG ATTTTACACCTCAGACATCAGGTGAACCTGCGGGATGACCTCCTTCAGCTCTACTCAGACTCtgatgatgaggatgaggatgaggatgaagatgaagaagaggaggaggaaggggaggaggaagaggaggaggaagaggaggaaccaGAGGAACATGAAGGACAGGAAGATCGGCAGCATGACCATCCCTATGATGCCCGCAAGCC GACCCCTCAGGAGGAGTCGCTGCACCACTGCCCACAGCTGGAAGCCCTGCAGCAGAAGCTGAGGATGCTGGAGGAGGAGAACGACCAGCTGAGAGAGGAG gcCTCTCAGCTGGACACCCTGGAGGATGAGGAGCAGATGCTCATTCTGGAATGTGTGGAGCAGTTTT CCGAGGCCAGCCAGCAGATGGCTGAGCTGTCAGAGGTGCTGGTGCTCAGACTGGAGAACTATGAACGGCAGCAGAAGGAGATTACCCAGCTGCAGGCCCAGATTGCGAAGCTGCAGCAGCGCTGCCAGTCG TATGGGGCTGAGACCGAGAAGCTGCAGCATCAGCTGGCCTCGGAGAAGGGAATCCACGTGCACCCCCAGGAAGAG GAGGCAATTCCAAGTCTCCCAGAGACCCTGGCTGAGGAGCTCAGAACGTCTCTAAGGAGGATCATCTCGGACCCTGCATATTTTATGGAAAG GAATTATGGGATGCCTGCAGGGGAGACATCAAACCTGGG ATATGATCCTCGCTACAGGGAGGCGCGAGAGCAGGAGCAGGATTTCGAGGCTGAGCAGGGCCTGCTGCCTGCAGAGAATCTCATGCCACCGGAAGACTTCGAGCCTGCAGAGGAGTTggtgcctgaggaggagctgggggcCACGGAGGAGGTGGGGCCAGCTGAGGAAGGACTGACGGAAGAGGCCGAGCTGGTGTCCGAGGAGACTGAGGCTTGGGAGGAGGTGGAGCCTGAGCTGGATGAGGCCACACGGATGAATGTGGTGACCTCAGCCCTGGAGGCCAGTGGCCTGGGCCCTTCTCACCTGGACATGAAGTATGTCCTCCAGCAACTGGCCAACTGGCAAGATGCCCATTACAGGCggcagctgaggcagaagatgcGCCAGAAAAGTGAGTGCTCCCGCGAGGGCCTCCCTGCCACCAGCCGGACAAGCTGCAGATCGTCAAGCCGATGA
- the Hap1 gene encoding huntingtin-associated protein 1 isoform X2, translating into MRPKEQGQGCTGDGPGSGSGPGSGDPVAVAPAPPPVASPAPEPEPVPTQASGAGPGAGSRAASGSQPGSRPASQAGAKAGAQRPSGQSVPDNSDAPWTRFVFQGPFGPRATGLGTGKAASIWKTPAAYIGRRPGVSGPERAAFIRELEEALCPNPPPVKKITQEDIKVMLYLLEERERDLNTAARIGQSLVKQNSVLMEENSKLEAMLGSAREEILHLRHQVNLRDDLLQLYSDSDDEDEDEDEDEEEEEEGEEEEEEEEEEPEEHEGQEDRQHDHPYDARKPTPQEESLHHCPQLEALQQKLRMLEEENDQLREEASQLDTLEDEEQMLILECVEQFSEASQQMAELSEVLVLRLENYERQQKEITQLQAQIAKLQQRCQSYGAETEKLQHQLASEKGIHVHPQEELQDLREKYADCGGVLFECPAEVKTLRQHPAAPPGSVTHYTYSVPLEAIPSLPETLAEELRTSLRRIISDPAYFMERYDPRYREAREQEQDFEAEQGLLPAENLMPPEDFEPAEELVPEEELGATEEVGPAEEGLTEEAELVSEETEAWEEVEPELDEATRMNVVTSALEASGLGPSHLDMKYVLQQLANWQDAHYRRQLRQKMRQKSECSREGLPATSRTSCRSSSR; encoded by the exons ATGCGCCCCAAAGAGCAGGGACAGGGCTGCACTGGGGATGGGCCGGGGTCCGGTTCCGGGCCCGGTTCCGGGGACCCAGTAGCAGTCGCCCCCGCGCCCCCGCCGGTAGCCAGTCCTGCTCCAGAGCCGGAGCCCGTCCCCACGCAGGCATCCGGCGCTGGACCGGGAGCAGGTTCCCGAGCAGCCTCGGGATCCCAACCCGGATCTCGCCCGGCTTCCCAGGCTGGAGCCAAGGCGGGAGCCCAGCGCCCGTCTGGTCAGTCTGTGCCTGATAACTCGGATGCGCCGTGGACCCGCTTCGTATTCCAAGGGCCCTTTGGTCCCAGGGCTACTGGCCTGGGGACTGGAAAGGCGGCGAGCATCTGGAAGACCCCTGCCGCCTACATTGGCAGGCGTCCTGGGGTGTCGGGCCCTGAGCGCGCCGCATTTATTCGAGAGCTGGAGGAAG CTCTCTGTCCTAACCCACCTCCAGTCAAGAAGATCACCCAAGAAGACATCAAAGTGATGTTATatttgctggaggag AGAGAGCGGGACCTGAATACAGCAGCTCGCATCGGCCAGTCCCTGGTGAAACAGAACAGTGTTTTGATGGAGGAGAATAGCAAGCTGGAAGCCATGCTGGGCTCAGCCAGGGAGGAG ATTTTACACCTCAGACATCAGGTGAACCTGCGGGATGACCTCCTTCAGCTCTACTCAGACTCtgatgatgaggatgaggatgaggatgaagatgaagaagaggaggaggaaggggaggaggaagaggaggaggaagaggaggaaccaGAGGAACATGAAGGACAGGAAGATCGGCAGCATGACCATCCCTATGATGCCCGCAAGCC GACCCCTCAGGAGGAGTCGCTGCACCACTGCCCACAGCTGGAAGCCCTGCAGCAGAAGCTGAGGATGCTGGAGGAGGAGAACGACCAGCTGAGAGAGGAG gcCTCTCAGCTGGACACCCTGGAGGATGAGGAGCAGATGCTCATTCTGGAATGTGTGGAGCAGTTTT CCGAGGCCAGCCAGCAGATGGCTGAGCTGTCAGAGGTGCTGGTGCTCAGACTGGAGAACTATGAACGGCAGCAGAAGGAGATTACCCAGCTGCAGGCCCAGATTGCGAAGCTGCAGCAGCGCTGCCAGTCG TATGGGGCTGAGACCGAGAAGCTGCAGCATCAGCTGGCCTCGGAGAAGGGAATCCACGTGCACCCCCAGGAAGAG CTGCAGGACCTGCGGGAGAAGTATGCGGATTGTGGAGGCGTACTGTTCGAGTGCCCGGCGGAGGTGAAGACCCTCCGCCAACACCCTGCAGCGCCCCCTGGCTCTGTCACCCACTATACGTACAGTGTGCCTCTG GAGGCAATTCCAAGTCTCCCAGAGACCCTGGCTGAGGAGCTCAGAACGTCTCTAAGGAGGATCATCTCGGACCCTGCATATTTTATGGAAAG ATATGATCCTCGCTACAGGGAGGCGCGAGAGCAGGAGCAGGATTTCGAGGCTGAGCAGGGCCTGCTGCCTGCAGAGAATCTCATGCCACCGGAAGACTTCGAGCCTGCAGAGGAGTTggtgcctgaggaggagctgggggcCACGGAGGAGGTGGGGCCAGCTGAGGAAGGACTGACGGAAGAGGCCGAGCTGGTGTCCGAGGAGACTGAGGCTTGGGAGGAGGTGGAGCCTGAGCTGGATGAGGCCACACGGATGAATGTGGTGACCTCAGCCCTGGAGGCCAGTGGCCTGGGCCCTTCTCACCTGGACATGAAGTATGTCCTCCAGCAACTGGCCAACTGGCAAGATGCCCATTACAGGCggcagctgaggcagaagatgcGCCAGAAAAGTGAGTGCTCCCGCGAGGGCCTCCCTGCCACCAGCCGGACAAGCTGCAGATCGTCAAGCCGATGA